The following proteins are co-located in the Triplophysa dalaica isolate WHDGS20190420 chromosome 2, ASM1584641v1, whole genome shotgun sequence genome:
- the taf5 gene encoding transcription initiation factor TFIID subunit 5, whose translation MTSLLRAPGKMAAVQDGSIELDTEKETKPEILSDGSANISGNAGSGVLSSSPPAGGAQKPEDQQTLIAVLQFLRRNKLTESVDILKREAGLSDDQENSKATDAGGKGDGDAGDTNALLSRVSITSAAAPQSAPLPLKSGDDQPDVRVILSAYSQQGEPPLYKVYYSDLKKFIESVLDCHRAELSQLFYPLFVHMYLELVYNNNESEAKAFFDKFSGDQECYYQDDLRVLCGLTKKEHMKGNETLLDFRTSRFVLRISRDSYQLLKRHLQERQNNQIWTIIQEHLYIDIFDGMPRSKSQIDSMSGSLAGEAKREVNKLKVYYGLLKEPEIEVPLDDEDEEAENEEGKPKKKKAKKDSLGSKSKKQDPNAPQQNRIPLPELKDSDKLDKIMYLKESTKRIRLSPENLPSICFYTFLNAYQGLTAVDFTDDSSLLAGGFSDSTVRVWSVTPKKLRRVKSAAELSLIDKESDDVLERIMDEKTASESKVLYGHGGPVYGVSFSPDRNYLLSSSEDGTIRLWSLQTFTCLVGYKGHNYPVWDTQFSPFGYYFVSGGHDRVARLWATDHYQPLRIFAGHLADVTCTRFHPNANYVATGSSDRTVRLWDVLNGNCVRIFTGHKGPIHCLAFSPNGKFLASGATDGRVLLWDIGHGLMIGELKGHTDTIYSLRFSRDGEILASGSMDNTVRLWDAMKAFDDIETDDFTAATGHIHLYDNSQELLLGSYNSKSTSVVHLHFTRRNLLLAAGMYNSQ comes from the exons ATGACGTCCCTGCTCCGTGCGCCGGGCAAAATGGCGGCTGTGCAAGATGGGTCGATAGAGCTGGACACCGAGAAAGAAACAAAGCCCGAAATTCTCAGCGATGGTTCGGCAAACATCTCGGGAAATGCGGGGAGCGGGGTGCTTTCCTCGTCGCCCCCCGCCGGCGGAGCTCAGAAGCCGGAGGACCAGCAAACTTTGATTGCGGTGCTGCAGTTCCTGAGGCGGAATAAATTGACGGAGTCGGTGGATATTCTAAAGCGTGAAGCCGGACTGTCGGACGATCAAGAGAACTCAAAGGCTACTGATGCCGGAGGGAAAGGTGATGGCGACGCTGGAGATACAAACGCTTTGCTAAGCCGTGTGTCCATCACATCAGCAGCCGCCCCCCAGAGCGCTCCTCTGCCTCTTAAAA GTGGGGATGACCAGCCAGATGTCAGAGTTATCTTGTCAGCATACAGTCAGCAAGGAGAACCACCTCTTTATAAGGTTTACTACAGTGACCTGAAGAAATTCATAGAGTCGGTCCTTGACTGTCACAGGGCCGAGCTGTCCCAGCTCTTCTATCCTCTGTTTGTTCACATGTACCTGGAGCTGGTCTACAACAACAACGAGAGCGAAGCCAAGGCTTTCTTCGACAA GTTTAGCGGTGATCAGGAATGCTACTATCAGGACGACCTGCGTGTTCTCTGTGGCCTCACTAAAAAGGAGCACATGAAGGGGAACGAGACTCTGCTGGACTTTCGCACCAGCCGCTTCGTGCTCCGGATCTCCCGTGACTCGTACCAGCTGCTCAAGAGGCACCTGCAGGAGAGGCAAAATAACCAGATATGGACCATCATTCAGGAGCACCTGTATATTGACATCTTTGACGGCATGCCCCGCAGCAAGAGTCAGATCGACAGCATGTCTGGTAGTCTCGCCGGAGAGGCCAAGCGAGAGGTTAACAAGCTCAAG GTATACTATGGGCTGCTAAAGGAACCAGAGATCGAGGTCCCTCTGGACGATGAAGATGAGGAAGCGGAGAACGAGGAAGGAAAGCCCAAGAAGAAGAAAGCTAAGAAGGACAGCTTGGGCTCAAAGAGCAAAAAACAAGATCCCAATGCACCTCAGCAGAACAG gATTCCTCTGCCAGAGCTGAAAGACTCAGACAAGCTGGATAAGATCATGTATTTGAAGGAGAGCACTAAACGAATCCGACTCAGTCCAGAGAACCTGCCTTCCATTTGTTTCTACACATTCCTAAATGCCTACCAG GGTTTGACGGCAGTAGACTTCACAGATGACTCAAGTCTACTAGCGGGAGGGTTTTCCGATTCCACCGTCAGAGTGTGGAGTGTCACGCCCAAAAAGTTACGCAGGGTCAAGTCTGCAGCAG AACTGAGTCTGATTGATAAGGAGTCGGATGATGTTCTTGAAAGGATCATGGATGAGAAGACAGCCAGTGAGTCTAAGGTCCTCTACGGTCACGGCGGGCCGGTGTATGGTGTCAGCTTTAGCCCGGACAG GAACTATTTGTTATCCAGTTCTGAGGATGGTACAATCAGGCTGTGGAGTCTGCAGACGTTTACTTGTCTCGTGGGGTATAAAGGACACAATTATCCAGTGTGGGATACCCAGTTTTCACCCTTTGGTTATTATTTTGTGTCTGGAGGACATGATAGAGTTGCACG CCTCTGGGCGACAGATCATTACCAGCCACTGCGGATATTTGCTGGCCATCTAGCTGACGTCACCTGCACACGCTTTCACCCCAACGCTAACTACGTGGCAACAGGCTCCAGCGATCGCACCGTGCGCCTCTGGGATGTCCTGAATGGGAACTGCGTCCGAATTTTCACAGGTCACAAG GGGCCCATCCATTGTCTTGCTTTCTCACCCAATGGAAAATTCTTGGCATCTGGTGCAACAGATGGACGAGTACTGTTATGGGATATCGGACACGGGCTGATGATCGGAGAGCTCAAGGGTCACACAGACACGATTTATTCCCTCAGGTTTAGCAGAGATGGAGAAATTCTTGCATCAG gCTCTATGGATAATACAGTACGCCTGTGGGATGCTATGAAGGCTTTTGACGACATAGAGACAGACGATTTCACTGCAGCAACCGGACACATTCACCTGTATGATAACTCGCAGGAGCTCCTGCTAGGGTCGTACAATTCCAAATCCACATCTGTCGTCCACCTGCACTTCACCAGACGCAACCTGTTGCTGGCCGCAGGGATGTACAACTCCCAGTGA
- the atp5md gene encoding ATP synthase membrane subunit DAPIT, mitochondrial has protein sequence MGGHDAGTQHQFTGIAKYFNSYSITGRRNCVLATYASIAAIILFFKLKPKKQKAVK, from the exons ATGGGTGGACACGACGCTGGGACGCAACATCAGTTCACTGGCATCGCCAAGTACTTCAATTCATACTCCATTACTGGCAGGAGGAAT TGTGTGTTGGCCACATACGCCAGCATTGCTGCCATTATCCTCTTCTTCAAGTTGAAGCCCAAGAAGCAGAAGGCAGTAAAGTAA